The genomic stretch ACTGTTGCGACAGCCCGGCCAGCGCGGAGCTGGGCAAGGTCCCGTCGAAAGGCACTGGGTCTCCGGCAGGCAGCTGATTGGCCACTGGAAGAAATATACGCTCAAATTCCCGCCCCAGGCCCGCGCGGTAAACGTTTTGGTGAAAGACTCTGGACATGAACCTGACTCGTCGAAACGTCCTAGGACTTGGCGGCCTCGCAGCTGCGGCCACACTCAGCGCCTGCGGCTCCAACACCGGGCTCGGCGGCAAAGAGTCGTCGGGCGGTGGCCCAGCCCTGACCCAGTGGTACCACCAATACGGAGAGGAGGGGGTGAAAGAGGCTGTCGAACGCTACGCTGCCGAGTACACCGCCGCGAAAGTCGATGTGAAATGGAATCCCGGTGACTACGGAAGTATTCTCGCTGCCCAGTTGCTCACTGATGATGTTCCCGATGTGTTCGAGGTGGAGCAAGGCGGCTCACTCGACATGATCCGTTCCGGGCAGCTGGAGGACCTGACCGCACTCATCGCACCGGTTCGTGATGATTTCAACGAGGCCGTCATCAAACGTTTCACCTTCGACGGGAAGATCCACGGCATCCCGCAGACCATCGATATGCAGCTTCTCTACTATCGACCCTCCCTACTGCAGGCCGCGGGAGTGGCTGCCCCAGCAACCTTCGAGGACTTGGTGAAGGCGGCAAATGCCGTTGCCACCTCGGACATGGGTGGGTTCTTCGCCGGCAACAAGGGCGGGGTGGACGTTTTGGGAACCCTGCTGATCTGGGCCTCGGGCCACGACCAGCTCGATGCGGATCGCACCGCAGCGGCCTTCCTCACCGATGATTTCTATGCAGCCCTTTCCGCCTACAGAGACTTCCACCAGTCCAACGGGCTGCTGAAGGCCGCCTCAGCCGACTGGTTCTCTGGTGCCGCCTTCGTCAACGGCGAGACGGCGATGCAGTGGGGTGGTTTGTGGTCACTACCCGAGATCATCGCCGCCCACGGCGACGACGTCGGCGTGCTGCCGTTCCCCGCCATCGGCGCGAAGGGACGAGTCGCGGTGCCATTCGGTGCTTTCGGTTCCTGCATCGCCGCCAAGGGCAAGAACGTCGCGGCCGCCAAGGAGTTCGTGAAATGGCTCTGGATCGATCAGACTGACAAGCAGGTGGACTTCTCCGATTCCTACGGCACCCACATCCCGGCCCGCAAGTCGCTCGTGGCCACAGCCAAGAAATTGCAGTCCGGTCCCGGGGCCAAGGCCGCCGAGTTCGTCGGGAACCACGGCTTCGCCAACGACATCATGTGGTCGGGTTCCCTGGGAGACACCTATTCAGCGGCCGTCAGCAATGTCGTAGTGCAGGGTCAGGACCCGGTTCAGGCCTTCGCCGGTTTCGCGGACCTGGCCGCCACCGAACTCGCGAAGCTGAAAGGGTGAGCCTGACTCGACGCCGGGAACGCTGGTTCCCGGTTTTCGTGGGACCGTTCGCCCTGGGACTGCTGGTGTTCGTCTACATCCCGATCCTGTGGAGCGCCTGGCTGTCCCTCCACGAGGCCCACCAAACACTCACCCCGACGCGTTTCGTCGGTTTCGACAACTATGCGCAGCTGCTGGGTGATCCCCTGTTCCGGGATTCGTTGCTGGTATTCGCGGCGTTCGCTGTGTTCATCGTGCCGCTCACCTACGTGTGCTCGCTGGGGTTGGCACTGCTGCTGAATGGGCTGAGGTGGGGGCAGGCCTTCTTCCGTTCCGCCTTCTTCATCCCGACCGCTGTCTCCTACGTGGTCGCGGCCCTGGTGTGGCGGTTCGGGTTCTTCTCCGGAACCCGTTTCGGTTTGTTGAACTCCCTAATCCGGACCTTCGGCGGGGATGCGGTGAACTGGCTCGGCGGTGGCGACAACCTGTACTGGCTCGCTTTAGTCACGGTGCGCTTGTGGCTGCAGGTCGGGTTCTACATGATCCTGTTCATCGCAGGCCTGCAACGCATCCCGCCCGAAACCTACGAGGCGGCCGCGCTCGACGGGGCGCACGGCTGGCGGATGCTGCGTCACATCACCCTCCCTCAGCTGCGCGCCACCTCGGCAGCGGTGATCATGCTTCTGCTGATCGGGGCCTTCCAGGCTTTCGATGAGTTCTACAACCTGCTGGGTTCCATCGGTTCCTACCCGCCCTACGGTCGTCCACCACTGGTGCACCTGTACCTGACCGCCCTGGGAGGCGGGCAGCAGGACCTGGGGGTTGGGGGCGCCGGGACGATGATCCTGGCGAGCATCATCGTGATTTTCGGTCTGTTGCAGAACTGGGTTCTGGGGAGGCAGCGTAGATGAGATCCTCCCGGCTCGTCACAGCGCTGCGTTACGGAGTGGCTACGGCGCTGGCTCTGCTCTTCCTGCTGCCGTTCTACGTGATCGTCCGGAACGCCTTTTCTACGAACCAGAACATCACCTCTCCCCGCTGGAACTGGCTACCGGACCAACTCAACCTGGCCAATCTGGACTCCATGCTGTCCTCCGATTCGACGGGCGTGTTGAGGGGGTTGCTGAACTCGGCGATCATGACCATTCTGCAGACGGTGGGCACCGTGGTGGTCTCCTTGATGGCCGGATATGGGCTGGCACGTTTCACCCACCGGTTGTCGAAGGTGGTGCTGGGTCTGACGGTATTCACCCTCATGGTGCCTGCGGCCACCACGTTCGTCCCGATGTTCATCATCACGGCTCAGTTCGGTTGGATCGACTCGTTCCGCGGACTGGTGATCCCGGGCATGTTCTCCGCCTTCGCCACCTACCTGTTCCGGCAGGCTTTCCTGGATTTCCCATCCGAGCTGGAGGACGCGGCGCTGATGGACGGGTGCAACCCATTCACAGCTTTCTGGCGAATCGTGGTGCCCAATTCCACAGGTACCGTCGCAGCGGTCGGGACGATCGTGCTGATCGGTTCGTGGAACGCTTTCCTGTGGCCCTCGCTGGTTGGCCGCGAGGCGACGCGCACCGTCCAGGTGGCGCTCAGCCAGTACATGACCAGCCAGACCGTGCGCTACCCGGAGCTTTTCATGGGTTCGCTGATCGCGATCCTGCCGATGCTGGTGGTCTTCTTGTTCCTGCAGCGTTTCCTGGTCCAGGGGCTGACCACTTCCGGACTGCGCTGAACCGACCTCACCCGCCAGAACCACCGTCACACCAGTCGGTATTACCCCTGGGCGTCGGCAACCATCATCCCGGGCAGGGCATCCCGCGGCACGCTGTCGTGTTCCGTGAGCAGCTCCAAGGTCAGTCCTGCATCGATCACAGCCATCACGATCTCGGAGAGCACATGGTTCCACTCCGCTGATCCCGGGGAAGCGACGACCTCACCTCCGGTGTAGAAATAAAAGCAATCACTTGGAAGATCCACGAGGGATCCGCCATCTTGTCCAGGGCGTAACCTCTCGCGCTGACATGAAAATCAGCACGAGAGTCCTAGTCGCCCCCGGCTGATCACCTGCTGGTCCACGAGCCCTGCGCCCTACTTCTTGGTGGTCTCCGATGTGGACAGGGCGGCCACGAAGGCCTCCTGCGGCACCTCGACACGACCCACCATCTTCATCCGCTTCTTGCCTTCCTTCTGTTTCTCCAGGAGCTTGCGTTTGCGGGAGATGTCACCGCCGTAGCACTTCGCCAAGACGTCCTTGCGCATTGCCCGAATGGTTTCCCGGGCTATGACACGCGACCCGATAGCCGCCTGGATCGGCACCTCGAACTGTTGGCGTGGAATGAGTTCCTTCAGTTTACCCGCCATCATCAGGCCGTAGGAGTAAGCCTTGTCCCTGTGGACGATCGCGGAAAAAGCGTCGACAGGGTCGCCATGAAGGAGGATGTCCACCTTCACCAGATCGGCCACCTGCTCACCATCGGGTTCGTAGTCGAGGGAAGCGTAACCCTTGGTGCGGGACTTCAGCGCGTCGAAGAAATCAAAGACGATCTCGGCCAGCGGCAGGGCGTAACGGATTTCGACCCGATCCTCACTCAGGTAATCGAGCCCCTGCTGCACGCCACGCCGGGTCTGGCACAGCTCCAACACAGTGCCGATGTACTCGGACGGGGTGAGGATGGTGCCGCGCACCATCGGTTCATGAACCTCCGCAATCTTGCCCGCCGGGTATTCCGACGGGTTCGTGACGGTGTGTTCAGAACCGTCCTCCATGACGACGCGGTAGACAACGTTCGGCGCGGTGGAGATCAGGTCGAGATTGAACTCACGCTCCAAGCGTTCCCGGACGATCTCCATGTGCAGCAATCCCAGAAAGCCGACGCGGAACCCGAAACCAAGAGCTCCCGAGGTCTCGGGTTCAAAGGTGAGGGCTGCATCGTTGAGCTGAAGCTTCTCCAGCGCTTCGCGCAGCTCGTTGAAGTCATCGCCGTCAATCGGGTACAGGCCCGCGTAAACCATCGGGTTGGGATGCCGATAGCCTCCAAGATCCTGTGTGGCGGAACGTGCTGCCCCGGTGATGGTGTCACCCACCCGCGACTGCCGCACATCCTTGACGCCGGTGATCAGATATCCCACCTCACCCACACCGAGAGCGTCGGCCTTCTTCGGTTCTGGAGAGATCACCCCCACCTCGAGAAGGTCGTGTTCGGCTTTGGTGGACATCATGAGAATGCGTTCACGATGGCTGAGTTCCCCGTCGACCACACGGACATAGGTGACCACACCGCGGTAGGTGTCGTAGACGGAATCGAAGATCAGGGCCCTCGCAGCCCCTCCGGGCTCCCCGACCGGGGCGGGAATCTGGGCGACGATCTGGTCCAGCAGCTCAGCGACACCGACACCGGTTTTCGCTGAAACCTTGAGCACCTCTGACTCGTCGCAGCCGATGATGCCGGCAAGTTCGGCAGCGTATTTCTCCGGGTTCGCGCTGGGCAGGTCAATTTTGTTCAACACTGGGATGATGTGAAGGTCCGCCTCGAGCGCCAGGTACAGGTTGGCGAGAGTCTGCGCCTCGATTCCCTGGGCCGCGTCAACCAGCAGGATGGCTCCCTCGCAGGCTGCCAGGGAACGCGAGACCTCGTAAGTGAAATCGACGTGCCCAGGGGTGTCAATCATGTTGAGGACGTGTTCAACCCCATCGACGTTCCACGGCATCCGCACCGCCTGCGACTTGATGGTGATGCCCCGTTCGCGTTCAATGTCCATGCGGTCCAGGTACTGCGCCCGCATGGCGCGCTCATCCACCACTTTCGTCAGTTGCAGCATCCTGTCGGCCAGCGTCGATTTGCCGTGGTCGATGTGCGCGATGATGCAGAAATTGCGGATGATCGCCGGGTCGGTCCTGCCGGGAGCGGGCATTCATCCTCCTTAGGGGCCGGGAGCGGGACGAGTCATCTTCTCACGAGTAGGCCTTTGGGCACGAGCCCGACGCGACCAGGCCGGGAGGGACTGAGATTTTGCACCCACCCCGAGGCTCCGCTAGTCTGGACCGTCGCGTCATTACAACGCACCCACATACCGAGTAACCCAGACTAGTGAGGCAAGCCCAAGTGGCAAACATCAAGTCCCAGAAGAAGCGCGTGAAGACCAACGAGAAAGCACGCCAGCGCAACAAGGCCATCAAGTCAGAGCTGCGCACCCATGTGCGCAACTTCCGCGCCGCGGTCGCCGAGGGCGACAAGGCCAAGGCCGTCGAGCTCTCCCGGGTCGCCAACCGCGCCCTTGACAAGGCCGTCACCAAGGGCGTCATTCACGCGAACCAGGCGGCCAACCGCAAGTCGGCGATCAGCCTCACCGTCAACACCCTCGACTGAGCCCAGACATTACCGGCCAGTCCAGCGCCCGGACCCACTCGGTGGTCCGGGCGCTGTTTCGCGTATGCTTCGGCAGTCACAAACGAATGGGGAACAATGCATAAAGTTGGATTCGACAGGGAAAAGTACCTGACTCTCCAGGGGGAAAGCATCGAGGCCCGGCGACGACAGTTCGGGGGAAAGCTCTACCTAGAGTTCGGTGGGAAGCTCGTCGATGACATGCACGCATCCCGGGTACTGCCGGGTTTTACCCCCGACAACAAGATCGTGATGCTGGCCGGCCTCGCCGACGATGTGGAGATCGTGGTGGTGGTCAACGCCCAGGACTTCTCCCGCCACAAGGTCCGTGCCGACCTCGGAATCTCTTACGAGGACGACGTACTGCGTCATATCGATGCCTTCCGTTCCTACAGCCTCTACGTCGGGAGCGTGGTCATCTCTCACTGGTCCAACGACAACCGTCAGGCCGCTGCGTTCAAACGGAAACTGGAACGGCTCGGCATCAAGGTCTACAGACACTACGTGATCCCTGGTTACCCGCACGATGTGGCGCGCATCGTCTCGCCAGAGGGGTACGGGCACAACGAATACATCGAGACAGAACGCGACCTGGTAGTGGTGACCGCTCCCGGCCCGGGGTCGGGCAAGATGGCCACCTGCCTGTCGCAGCTCTACCACGACCACCAGCGGGGAATCCGCTCCGGCTACGCGAAATTCGAGACCTTCCCGATCTGGAATCTGCCCCTCGACCATCCCGTGAACATCGCCTATGAGGCCGCCACCGCGGACCTCGACGACGTGAACATGATCGACCACTTCCACCTGGCGGCCTACGGGGAACAGACGGTCAACTACAACCGCGACATCGAAATCTTCCCCGTACTGACGCGCCTGTTCGAACAGCTCCTCGACGAATCTCCGTACCAGTCACCCACCGACATGGGCGTCAACATGGCGGGCATGTGCATCAGCGATGACGAGGTGTGCCAGGAAGCCTCTCGGCAGGAAGTGATCCGTCGCTATTTCAAGGCCTTGGCAGCTGAACACCGGGACCAGTCGGAACCGATCCAGTCGGATCGCATCGCCTTGCTAATGAGCAAAATGCAGATCTCCCGTGAAGACCGTCCTGTGGTGTTGCCCGCGTTGGAGAAGCAGAGGATCACCAAGGGACCGGCCGCTGCCATCCAGCTTCCTGACGGCCAGATCATCGTGGGCAAAACCTCACCGCTTCTGGGGGCTTGTTCCGCGATGCTCCTGGATGCTCTGAAGGCTCTGGCCGGCATCGATCCGGATGTAAAACTGCTGGCCACCGAGACCATCGAACCCATCCAGACGCTGAAGACGAAGCATCTGGGCAGTCGGAATCCCCGGCTCCACACCGACGAGGTCCTGATTGCTCTGTCCGTCAGTGCCACCCACAGTGACTTCGCCCGCCGCGCGCTGGCGGAACTTCACAACATCCGGGGCTGTGACGTCCACTCGACCGTGATCCTCGGCCCCGTGGACGAGGCCATCCTGCGCAGTCTGGGAGCCTATGTCACCTGCGAACCGGTGTTCCAGACCAAGAGGCTGTACCGCAAACACTGAACCTGCGAGGTTTCAGGCTCGTTTCTGCCGGAGGACGCCAAGCACCATGCGTTCAAGCGCGTAGTCCGGGTTGGTGGCCGCGCCCTTGACATCCGCATCGGCCCGGGCAATGATCCCGATGGCCGCGGCTACCCCGACCGGCTGCCAGTTCCGGGAGGTGCGCTGATACTCCTTCAGTTTGAATGGCGGCACCCCGATTTTCCGGGCCAGATCGGCGCCACTCCCCCGCGCCTCCAGGTACTTGCCCATGCCGCGGAACGCACCGGCCATTGCGGATGTGATCAGCACGGGGGCAACGCCAGACCCGAGGGCCCAGCGGAGACGCTCCAGCGCCAGCGACGCGTCACCGGCCAGCACGGCATCGGATACCGCGAACGAGGTGACCTCCGCCCGGCCCGCAAAATACTTCCGCACCAAGGTCTCGTCCACCGGTTCACCGCCGGCGTCGGAGGCGAGTTGCGCGACCGCCGAAGTGAGTGCCCTCAGGTCGTTCCCGACCGCCGCCACGAGCGCCCCGGCCGCGTCCTGGGAGAGTTTCACCTTCCGGGATCGTGCCTCCTCCACGCAGAACTTCGGCAGCTCCCAAGGCTTGGGGGCCGCCACAGCAATCGTCTCGATCCTGGCTTTCTTCAGTTTGTCGATCAGACCCCTGCCCTTGTTCCCACCCTCGTGCGACAGGATCAGGCACAGCTCGTCGCCGGGATTCTTCGCCAGGGCCACCAGGGTGTCGACGACATCGGGTGGGGTGGAGCCGACATCGTCGATGATGGCGACGATGTGGTTCGAGAACAGGGAACCCCCCGTCACCTCCGAGAGCATGGAATCGGCCAGTTCCGCCCCACAGACCCGGTTGACCTCGGCGTCGGGTTCCTCCACCAGGGCGGCCCGGCGCCTGCCGTCGATGGCACGAGCAGCCAGCAGCGATTCCGAACCGGTGACGAGCAGGGTGCGTCCGAAACTGTTCACGCGCCCAGCATGCCAGCTGGCCCCGACATCAGCCACGCCAGCGACGCACCCCGAGCCGCCGGTCATCCCCGGAGAAGACCGCAATACTGCCCTCCGTGTCAGTGCGTGCCACCGCCATGCCCAGCGAGGTCACCCTGCTCAAGGTCTTGGGGCTCGGGTGCCCGTAGTCGTTTTCCAGCCCGCAACTCGCCACTGCCAGCTGGGCCGATGAGGCCTCCAGGAATTCTGGTTCCTGCCGAGAGGAGCCGTGGTGGGGGATCTTCAGGACATCCACGGAAAGCGGAATACCCAAGTTCCGGGCCCGCCGGATTGCCTGCCCTTGACCGCCGGGTTCTGCATCCCCCGGCAACAGGATCCGCAGACCCGAGACCTCCGCGATTCCCACAACAGAGGAGTCGTTCTGGACCGAGCTCTCGCTCTCCCCTGCCACGGACGCCCCGCCCGGCTGCCAGGCCGAGACCGTAACCCAATCCACATCCCCCACCTTCATGCGCTGCCCCGGTTCCGCCACGACTAGTTGCGCCCCGTGGGCCTCCGCCACAGCCTCGACGGAAGCCGCCGCGAAACCGGGGGAACGCAACGGACTGACCAGCACCTGCTCCGGATGGAAACGGGACACAACGGTTTCTGTTCCTCCGATGTGATCCGCATGGAAGTGAGTCAGAACCAGTAGCGGAATACGTTCGATACCCAAGGATTCCAAGCATGCGATGGTGGGACCGGGTTCCGGGCCGGTGTCCACCAGGACCGCCGTTGCTTCGCCTGCCCGTAATACCGTCGCATCCCCCTGGCCGACATCGCAGAAAACCACCTGCCACCGTCCCGGCCAGTCCAGCGGGACCGACCGGATCCACCCGGCCAGTAGCAAACCAAGCGCCAGTAACAGGAAACCTACCCGTCGTCGGAGCCCAGCTCGGGCCAGTACCGCAACCACCCCTGCCAGCAGAGCGCTAGTAAGCATTCCGAGTGGGGTGGTGGGCCATTCGAGAACGGCACCCGGCATGGCCGCGCCAAAGCGCGCAATCCAGAGGATAGGTTGCACCGCCCAGCCGGCCAACCAGGCCACCACCGCAGCGAGCGGTGGGATCCAGATCAGGATGGTGGCGACCAGCCCGAGTACAGTGGCGGGGCCGACGAAGGGGCCAGCCAGGG from Arachnia propionica encodes the following:
- the holA gene encoding DNA polymerase III subunit delta, with amino-acid sequence MNSFGRTLLVTGSESLLAARAIDGRRRAALVEEPDAEVNRVCGAELADSMLSEVTGGSLFSNHIVAIIDDVGSTPPDVVDTLVALAKNPGDELCLILSHEGGNKGRGLIDKLKKARIETIAVAAPKPWELPKFCVEEARSRKVKLSQDAAGALVAAVGNDLRALTSAVAQLASDAGGEPVDETLVRKYFAGRAEVTSFAVSDAVLAGDASLALERLRWALGSGVAPVLITSAMAGAFRGMGKYLEARGSGADLARKIGVPPFKLKEYQRTSRNWQPVGVAAAIGIIARADADVKGAATNPDYALERMVLGVLRQKRA
- the lepA gene encoding translation elongation factor 4; its protein translation is MPAPGRTDPAIIRNFCIIAHIDHGKSTLADRMLQLTKVVDERAMRAQYLDRMDIERERGITIKSQAVRMPWNVDGVEHVLNMIDTPGHVDFTYEVSRSLAACEGAILLVDAAQGIEAQTLANLYLALEADLHIIPVLNKIDLPSANPEKYAAELAGIIGCDESEVLKVSAKTGVGVAELLDQIVAQIPAPVGEPGGAARALIFDSVYDTYRGVVTYVRVVDGELSHRERILMMSTKAEHDLLEVGVISPEPKKADALGVGEVGYLITGVKDVRQSRVGDTITGAARSATQDLGGYRHPNPMVYAGLYPIDGDDFNELREALEKLQLNDAALTFEPETSGALGFGFRVGFLGLLHMEIVRERLEREFNLDLISTAPNVVYRVVMEDGSEHTVTNPSEYPAGKIAEVHEPMVRGTILTPSEYIGTVLELCQTRRGVQQGLDYLSEDRVEIRYALPLAEIVFDFFDALKSRTKGYASLDYEPDGEQVADLVKVDILLHGDPVDAFSAIVHRDKAYSYGLMMAGKLKELIPRQQFEVPIQAAIGSRVIARETIRAMRKDVLAKCYGGDISRKRKLLEKQKEGKKRMKMVGRVEVPQEAFVAALSTSETTKK
- a CDS encoding DUF1846 domain-containing protein, which codes for MHKVGFDREKYLTLQGESIEARRRQFGGKLYLEFGGKLVDDMHASRVLPGFTPDNKIVMLAGLADDVEIVVVVNAQDFSRHKVRADLGISYEDDVLRHIDAFRSYSLYVGSVVISHWSNDNRQAAAFKRKLERLGIKVYRHYVIPGYPHDVARIVSPEGYGHNEYIETERDLVVVTAPGPGSGKMATCLSQLYHDHQRGIRSGYAKFETFPIWNLPLDHPVNIAYEAATADLDDVNMIDHFHLAAYGEQTVNYNRDIEIFPVLTRLFEQLLDESPYQSPTDMGVNMAGMCISDDEVCQEASRQEVIRRYFKALAAEHRDQSEPIQSDRIALLMSKMQISREDRPVVLPALEKQRITKGPAAAIQLPDGQIIVGKTSPLLGACSAMLLDALKALAGIDPDVKLLATETIEPIQTLKTKHLGSRNPRLHTDEVLIALSVSATHSDFARRALAELHNIRGCDVHSTVILGPVDEAILRSLGAYVTCEPVFQTKRLYRKH
- a CDS encoding ABC transporter substrate-binding protein, which translates into the protein MNLTRRNVLGLGGLAAAATLSACGSNTGLGGKESSGGGPALTQWYHQYGEEGVKEAVERYAAEYTAAKVDVKWNPGDYGSILAAQLLTDDVPDVFEVEQGGSLDMIRSGQLEDLTALIAPVRDDFNEAVIKRFTFDGKIHGIPQTIDMQLLYYRPSLLQAAGVAAPATFEDLVKAANAVATSDMGGFFAGNKGGVDVLGTLLIWASGHDQLDADRTAAAFLTDDFYAALSAYRDFHQSNGLLKAASADWFSGAAFVNGETAMQWGGLWSLPEIIAAHGDDVGVLPFPAIGAKGRVAVPFGAFGSCIAAKGKNVAAAKEFVKWLWIDQTDKQVDFSDSYGTHIPARKSLVATAKKLQSGPGAKAAEFVGNHGFANDIMWSGSLGDTYSAAVSNVVVQGQDPVQAFAGFADLAATELAKLKG
- a CDS encoding carbohydrate ABC transporter permease, encoding MRSSRLVTALRYGVATALALLFLLPFYVIVRNAFSTNQNITSPRWNWLPDQLNLANLDSMLSSDSTGVLRGLLNSAIMTILQTVGTVVVSLMAGYGLARFTHRLSKVVLGLTVFTLMVPAATTFVPMFIITAQFGWIDSFRGLVIPGMFSAFATYLFRQAFLDFPSELEDAALMDGCNPFTAFWRIVVPNSTGTVAAVGTIVLIGSWNAFLWPSLVGREATRTVQVALSQYMTSQTVRYPELFMGSLIAILPMLVVFLFLQRFLVQGLTTSGLR
- a CDS encoding sugar ABC transporter permease; its protein translation is MSLTRRRERWFPVFVGPFALGLLVFVYIPILWSAWLSLHEAHQTLTPTRFVGFDNYAQLLGDPLFRDSLLVFAAFAVFIVPLTYVCSLGLALLLNGLRWGQAFFRSAFFIPTAVSYVVAALVWRFGFFSGTRFGLLNSLIRTFGGDAVNWLGGGDNLYWLALVTVRLWLQVGFYMILFIAGLQRIPPETYEAAALDGAHGWRMLRHITLPQLRATSAAVIMLLLIGAFQAFDEFYNLLGSIGSYPPYGRPPLVHLYLTALGGGQQDLGVGGAGTMILASIIVIFGLLQNWVLGRQRR
- the rpsT gene encoding 30S ribosomal protein S20 produces the protein MANIKSQKKRVKTNEKARQRNKAIKSELRTHVRNFRAAVAEGDKAKAVELSRVANRALDKAVTKGVIHANQAANRKSAISLTVNTLD